A genomic window from Salvia hispanica cultivar TCC Black 2014 chromosome 5, UniMelb_Shisp_WGS_1.0, whole genome shotgun sequence includes:
- the LOC125190648 gene encoding stemmadenine O-acetyltransferase-like: MIMNVEIISMEMIKPSSPTPNHLRNYKLNLLDQLIPAAYAPIVIFFPNHDGIATSFQVDLLKKSLSETLTRFFPLAGTIKADELSIDCDDQGACFTKARANCSLNDFLKRPDLKQIAQFLPCGLTNAGLSTTNVQATEFECGGIALGVCISHRVVDGAALSFFLKCWANAPAANEKHSFSPDFSASRLFHVDGSWLRDASMMMWGSLFKKGKFVTSRFVFGSASLALLKHRATGVGGSSPTRVEAISGFIWKHAMAAYAERCGAKNEPSLLTHLVNLRKRAVPNFSQESLGNLMWIASAMCGGGGDLGLPALVDKVRRSISVVDGECVKKLGGEKGSKMILECIKEIEQVGSENVHHLGFSSWCKLGFYDVDFGWGKPVWVSSIDTSGSYFMNLVVLIDMRSGDGMEAWVTLEEQEMAALEHDQEFTSFASLNPSPL, translated from the coding sequence ATGATCATGAACGTCGAGATTATATCCATGGAGATGATCAAGCCTTCTTCTCCAACTCCAAACCACCTCAGAAACTACAAACTCAACCTGTTGGATCAGCTCATTCCAGCTGCCTATGCTCCCATTGTCATCTTCTTCCCAAATCACGACGGCATCGCCACCTCTTTTCAAGTCGATCTGCTCAAGAAATCGCTCTCGGAAACATTAACGCGCTTCTTCCCACTTGCAGGAACGATCAAAGCAGACGAGCTCTCCATCGACTGCGATGATCAAGGTGCTTGCTTCACCAAAGCAAGAGCAAACTGCAGTTTGAATGATTTTCTCAAGCGCCCTGATCTCAAACAGATAGCGCAGTTCCTCCCGTGCGGGCTGACCAACGCGGGGCTCTCCACGACCAACGTGCAAGCCACTGAATTCGAGTGTGGTGGGATTGCTCTTGGTGTGTGTATATCTCATAGAGTTGTTGATGGAGCTGCGTTGAGTTTCTTCCTCAAGTGTTGGGCTAATGCTCCTGCTGCTAACGAGAAACACTCGTTCTCTCCTGATTTCTCCGCCTCTCGCCTCTTCCATGTCGATGGCTCGTGGCTCAGGGATGCATCAATGATGATGTGGGGTTCTTTGTTTAAGAAGGGGAAGTTTGTTACTAGTAGATTTGTGTTTGGTAGCGCGTCGTTGGCCTTGCTCAAGCATAGAGCGACTGGCGTGGGTGGCAGTAGTCCTACACGGGTGGAGGCCATCTCTGGCTTCATATGGAAACATGCAATGGCTGCGTATGCTGAGAGATGTGGTGCCAAGAATGAGCCTTCTCTACTCACACATTTGGTTAATCTAAGGAAAAGGGCAGTCCCAAATTTCTCACAAGAGTCTCTTGGCAACTTGATGTGGATAGCAAGTGCAATGTGTGGAGGTGGGGGTGATTTGGGGCTTCCTGCGCTGGTGGATAAAGTGAGGAGGTCGATATCCGTTGTGGATGGAGAGTGTGTGAAGAAGTTAGGAGGTGAAAAGGGATCGAAAATGATTCTCGAGTGCATAAAAGAGATTGAACAAGTGGGAAGTGAGAATGTGCACCATTTAGGGTTTTCGAGCTGGTGCAAATTAGGGTTCTATGATGTCGATTTTGGGTGGGGGAAGCCGGTTTGGGTTAGTAGCATTGATACAAGCGGGTCGTATTTTATGAATCTTGTTGTTTTGATTGACATGAGAAGTGGTGATGGAATGGAAGCTTGGGTGACACTGGAGGAGCAAGAAATGGCTGCCTTGGAGCATGATCAAGAGTTCACAAGTTTTGCCTCATTGAATCCAAGCCCCCTCTAA